One Brassica napus cultivar Da-Ae chromosome C2, Da-Ae, whole genome shotgun sequence DNA window includes the following coding sequences:
- the LOC106345525 gene encoding ankyrin repeat-containing protein BDA1, whose amino-acid sequence MTSEAMSIVVDVTSVSNKVAQDENLNGSSSTSTDQDENIYEKIKKAAQDGDIERLYEMIAEDPNILDHFDRVPFCETPLHIAAEKGKTHFAMELMTLKPSLASKLNVSGFCPIHLALQNNHSRMVRGFVALDSSLVSIKGRGRVTPLHHVARMGDAELLSEFLFAYPSSIEDLTIKCETAVHVAVKNHQLMAFKVLLGWLKRVYKEEILEWKDEDGNTVFHIAASIYNTEMIKLLCKTAKLKAKNLDGKTAMDILQTYQSPCFPKGRRLLHSVKERLLSGSTTTLAEYLRKNLTFMEKRNKFLGMSNLSSIRERSLKNSKRNDAILVVAVLIVTATYQVGLSPPGGVWQESSSNPTTAKNVHHAGQMTMSFNMALFFLAFNGFAFLSSLYVIILLIIGLPMWKLIYGSVAVLSVAMLASYATIFPTRYSQLEGISAITFIMAFRLMIATMLCATFVAFTIDKCRRHRVDFPASCFCS is encoded by the exons ATGACTAGTGAAGCTATGTCGATTGTTGTGGATGTCACTAGCGTATCAAATAAGGTAGCTCAAGATGAAAATCTGAATGGGAGTTCGAGTACGAGCACTGATCAAGATGAAAACATCTATGAGAAAATTAAGAAGGCGGCTCAAGACGGGGATATAGAGAGACTCTACGAAATGATAGCAGAAGATCCGAACATTCTAGATCACTTTGATAGAGTGCCTTTTTGCGAGACGCCACTACACATTGCAGctgaaaaaggaaaaacacATTTTGCCATGGAATTAATGACCCTGAAGCCGTCCCTTGCTTCAAAGCTAAACGTGTCAGGTTTCTGCCCGATTCATTTAGCTCTACAAAACAACCATAGCCGAATGGTGAGAGGTTTTGTAGCACTCGACAGCAGCTTAGTCAGCATCAAGGGAAGAGGAAGGGTTACTCCTTTGCATCACGTTGCTCGAATGGGTGATGCAGAGTTGTTGAGTGAGTTCTTGTTTGCTTATCCTTCTTCCATTGAAGATCTAACGATTAAGTGTGAGACGGCTGTGCACGTTGCCGTGAAGAACCACCAGTTGATGGCATTTAAGGTTCTATTGGGATGGCTCAAGAGAGTATACAAGGAAGAAATCTTAGAGTGGAAAGATGAAGATGGTAACACCGTCTTCCATATTGCTGCATCTATATATAATACTGAG ATGATAAAGTTGCTGTGTAAAACTGCTAAATTAAAAGCCAAGAACTTGGATGGCAAAACTGCTATGGACATACTACAAACTTACCAATCTCCTTGCTTTCCTAAAGGAAGAAGACTTCTCCACAGTGTTAAAGAAAGACTACTTTCTGGTTCCACAACGACTCTTGCAGAATacttgagaaaaaatctaacgtTTATGGAGAAACGAAACAAATTCTTGGGGATGAGCAACTTAAGCTCAATTCGAGAGAGGTCTCTAAAGAATAGCAAACGAAACGATGCAATACTTGTTGTTGCTGTACTGATAGTAACAGCTACTTACCAGGTTGGTCTCAGTCCTCCTGGCGGAGTTTGGCAGGAAAGTTCATCAAATCCTACCACCGCTAAGAATGTTCACCACGCTGGACAGATGACCATGTCTTTTAACATGGCCTTATTTTTTCTTGCCTTCAACGGATTTGCTTTCCTATCATCTCTCTATGTGATCATACTCCTCATAATTGGACTCCCAATGTGGAAGTTGATTTATGGGTCAGTGGCGGTTTTAAGTGTCGCTATGTTAGCATCATACGCTACTATATTCCCAACTCGATACAGCCAATTGGAAGGGATATCAGCGATCACCTTTATCATGGCCTTTCGATTGATGATAGCAACCATGTTGTGTGCTACTTTCGTGGCATTCACTATTGATAAATGTCGCAGGCACCGAGTGGACTTCCCAGCAAGCTGCTTCTGCTCATAG